The Providencia rettgeri genome includes a window with the following:
- the ribB gene encoding 3,4-dihydroxy-2-butanone 4-phosphate synthase has translation MDHSLLSVFGNPIERVENAIEALRQGKGVLVLDDEDRENEGDLIFAAETMTAEQMAFTIRYSSGIVCLCITEERRKQLELPMMVENNTSQNQTGFTVTIEAAKGVTTGVSAADRITTIRAAIADNAVPADLNHPGHVFPLRGRDGGVLARRGHTEASIDLATLAGFKPAGVLCELTNDDGSMARTPEVAAFGKQHGLTVVTIEDLVQYRLQVEKKAS, from the coding sequence ATGGATCATTCGCTACTTTCTGTATTCGGTAATCCTATCGAGCGTGTTGAAAATGCTATCGAGGCTTTACGCCAAGGTAAGGGTGTTCTTGTTCTTGATGATGAAGATCGTGAGAACGAAGGCGATTTAATTTTTGCTGCAGAAACCATGACCGCGGAACAAATGGCATTTACCATTCGTTATAGCAGTGGGATCGTATGTCTTTGTATCACTGAAGAACGTCGCAAGCAGCTCGAATTACCAATGATGGTGGAAAATAACACCAGCCAAAACCAAACTGGCTTTACGGTAACCATCGAAGCGGCAAAAGGCGTGACTACGGGGGTTTCTGCGGCGGATCGTATCACCACTATTCGTGCTGCTATTGCTGATAATGCAGTTCCTGCTGATCTAAATCACCCTGGCCACGTTTTCCCATTGCGTGGACGTGATGGTGGGGTATTAGCGCGTCGTGGACACACTGAAGCATCTATCGACCTTGCAACTCTAGCGGGTTTCAAACCTGCTGGTGTGCTGTGTGAGTTGACTAATGATGATGGTTCTATGGCTCGCACCCCAGAAGTGGCAGCATTTGGTAAGCAGCATGGTTTGACGGTTGTGACAATTGAAGATTTAGTGCAGTACCGTCTTCAGGTCGAGAAGAAAGCGAGCTGA
- the yqiC gene encoding Uncharacterized protein conserved in bacteria → MLDPKKIEQVARQIQGALPQGVRDLGEDFDKKLRSLLQSQLGKLDLVSREEFDIQTQVLLRTREKLAKMEQRVSALEAHLNVEEKTAE, encoded by the coding sequence ATGCTCGATCCGAAAAAAATTGAACAAGTTGCCCGCCAAATTCAAGGCGCTTTACCGCAAGGCGTACGTGATTTAGGTGAAGATTTTGATAAAAAACTGCGTTCACTGTTACAATCACAGCTCGGTAAATTAGACTTAGTCAGCCGTGAAGAATTTGATATTCAAACTCAAGTTTTATTACGTACCCGCGAAAAATTAGCGAAAATGGAACAACGCGTTAGCGCACTTGAAGCCCATTTAAATGTAGAAGAAAAGACAGCTGAGTAA
- the glnE_1 gene encoding Glutamate-ammonia-ligase adenylyltransferase, with product MGYGSDLDLVFLFDCPLDVVTNGERSIDARQFYLRVAQRIIHLFSTRTPSGVLYEVDARLRPSGESGMLVSTIQSFDDYQKNDAWTWEHQALIRARMVFGDEDLQRQFIQTRHETLCMPRDPHTLQQQVRDMRLKMHQHLGSHQANEFDLKADPGGITDIEFIAQYLVLRFATENNVLTRWSDNVRIFELMAQYGFMPEDEANALTQAYVTMRNELHHLALQSLPSRVEMTQFTQQREQVLASWQKWLEE from the coding sequence TTGGGTTATGGCTCTGACTTAGATCTCGTTTTTCTTTTCGATTGCCCTTTAGATGTGGTTACCAATGGCGAACGCTCCATTGATGCACGCCAATTTTACTTACGTGTTGCTCAGCGTATTATCCATTTGTTTAGTACTCGAACACCTTCAGGCGTGTTGTATGAAGTTGATGCGCGGCTCAGGCCTTCCGGTGAGTCAGGAATGTTAGTCAGTACGATACAATCATTTGATGATTACCAAAAAAATGATGCTTGGACATGGGAGCATCAAGCGCTCATACGAGCCCGAATGGTATTTGGTGATGAGGATTTACAACGGCAATTTATACAGACTCGCCACGAAACTCTGTGTATGCCAAGAGACCCTCACACCTTGCAGCAGCAAGTGCGTGATATGCGCTTGAAAATGCATCAGCACTTAGGAAGCCATCAAGCCAATGAGTTCGATTTAAAAGCCGATCCCGGAGGGATCACTGATATTGAATTTATCGCACAATACTTAGTTTTGCGTTTTGCCACAGAAAATAATGTGTTAACGCGTTGGTCCGATAATGTGCGTATTTTCGAGCTGATGGCGCAATATGGCTTTATGCCAGAAGATGAAGCAAATGCCTTAACTCAAGCGTATGTTACGATGCGTAATGAACTTCATCACTTAGCATTACAATCATTGCCAAGCCGTGTTGAAATGACCCAATTTACTCAACAACGTGAACAAGTTTTAGCGAGTTGGCAAAAATGGCTTGAGGAATAA
- the ygiD_2 gene encoding LigB family dioxygenase: MSLNTSVVKNKIPAIFIGHGSPMNAIEDNPYTQTWEKLGKALPRPSAILVISAHWYTRGTAVTSMLKPKTIHDFGGFPEALYQIEYPAPGSPELAQQVASLLAPEPIYLDEQEWGIRPWHVGNFGTYVSRSRYPRNPIEYRW, from the coding sequence ATGTCGCTAAATACTTCAGTGGTAAAAAATAAGATCCCTGCCATTTTTATTGGTCATGGTAGCCCCATGAACGCGATTGAGGATAATCCTTATACTCAAACGTGGGAGAAACTCGGTAAAGCTTTACCTCGGCCAAGTGCAATTTTAGTGATTTCAGCCCACTGGTATACGCGTGGAACCGCAGTTACTTCGATGTTAAAACCGAAAACGATTCATGATTTTGGTGGGTTCCCTGAAGCCTTGTACCAAATCGAATATCCTGCCCCTGGTTCTCCTGAATTAGCTCAGCAAGTTGCCTCATTATTAGCCCCTGAGCCAATTTACCTTGATGAACAAGAGTGGGGGATTAGACCATGGCACGTGGGAAATTTTGGTACGTATGTATCCAGAAGCCGATATCCCCGTAATCCAATTGAGTATCGATGGTAG
- the tolC gene encoding Outer membrane protein tolC precursor, translating to MKKLLPLLISMSFVGLSTNSYAEDLLQVYQKSKESNPELRKSLAERNQAFEKINESRSPLLPQLGLGAGASYGSGYRDARNTESTGLNASLKLTQVVFDMSKWRQLTIQEKTAGISDVTYQTSQQQLILDTAIAYFNVLKAIDALSYIEANKEAVYRQLDQVTQRFNVGLVAITDVQNARANYDSVIAQEVAGRNELENAIEKLRQVSGVYYNRLASLNIDRFKTNELGDINAILKEAEERNLSLLSARLAQDVSRENIRLAETGHMPTVSLDASTSVTNSYQHGSGYNTPYGGSASNSYNGQNSIGLNLSIPLYSGGAVSSQVEQAQYGFQGASEQLESVYRNVVQLVRSSFNNVASSISSINAYKQVVVSAQSSLDAMEAGYQVGTRTIVDVLTATTALYQAKQNLSNARYDYMINQLNIEFARGTLNEDDIARLNANLGKEISTSASSIIRNTNAPKMN from the coding sequence ATGAAGAAACTGCTTCCCCTTTTAATTTCGATGAGTTTTGTGGGTCTCAGTACCAATAGCTACGCAGAAGATTTACTACAGGTTTACCAAAAATCCAAAGAAAGTAACCCTGAGTTAAGAAAATCATTAGCAGAACGTAATCAAGCTTTTGAAAAAATTAATGAATCTCGTAGCCCATTATTGCCACAATTAGGTTTAGGTGCAGGAGCTAGCTACGGAAGCGGTTACCGTGATGCAAGAAACACTGAAAGCACAGGTTTAAATGCTTCACTGAAACTAACCCAAGTTGTGTTTGATATGTCTAAATGGCGTCAATTAACTATCCAAGAAAAAACAGCGGGTATTTCTGATGTCACTTACCAAACAAGTCAGCAGCAATTAATTTTAGATACTGCAATTGCGTATTTTAACGTATTAAAAGCGATTGACGCGTTATCTTATATTGAAGCGAATAAAGAAGCTGTTTATCGCCAATTAGACCAAGTGACACAACGCTTTAACGTTGGTCTTGTTGCTATTACTGACGTGCAAAACGCCCGTGCAAACTATGATAGCGTTATAGCACAAGAAGTTGCAGGCCGTAACGAGTTAGAAAATGCGATTGAAAAATTGCGTCAAGTCAGCGGCGTGTACTATAACCGACTTGCCTCTTTAAATATCGACCGTTTTAAAACCAATGAACTGGGCGATATCAACGCTATCTTAAAAGAAGCGGAAGAGCGTAACCTCAGCCTGTTAAGCGCACGTTTAGCACAAGACGTTTCTCGTGAAAACATCCGTTTAGCGGAAACAGGTCACATGCCAACGGTTAGCCTTGATGCCTCAACATCCGTCACAAATAGTTACCAACACGGCAGTGGTTATAATACTCCATATGGCGGTAGTGCGAGCAATAGCTACAACGGCCAAAATAGCATTGGCTTAAATTTAAGCATTCCACTGTATAGTGGTGGTGCAGTAAGTTCTCAGGTCGAACAAGCACAATATGGTTTCCAAGGTGCTAGTGAGCAACTAGAAAGCGTTTATCGCAATGTGGTTCAGTTAGTTCGCTCATCATTTAATAACGTAGCATCGTCAATCAGTAGTATTAATGCTTACAAACAAGTTGTTGTTTCCGCTCAAAGCTCATTAGATGCGATGGAAGCAGGCTACCAAGTAGGAACACGTACCATTGTTGACGTATTGACAGCAACAACAGCGCTATACCAAGCGAAGCAGAATCTGTCTAATGCGCGTTATGACTACATGATTAACCAACTGAATATCGAATTTGCTCGCGGCACATTGAACGAAGACGATATTGCACGCCTGAATGCGAATTTAGGTAAAGAGATTTCAACCTCTGCAAGTAGTATTATCCGTAATACCAATGCGCCAAAAATGAACTAA
- a CDS encoding Protein of uncharacterised function (DUF1190), which yields MTMKRTKNINQSAFRKSWRSYRLAPVAVAVSAVFMLSACEESDETVSLYTNAQDCSQANPSQAEQCTIAYNNALQEAAKTAPKYETQADCIAEFGESMCTQAPAQAGLAGTSSTNGEQTAQAQSSGGSMWMPLMMGYMMGRMMGGSAASQPLFSSKNPASPANGKFVDASGKSYGPAVAGGRSMSVPKTAMAPKPPTTSTVTRGGFGDTVNKQAMAQRSSSSAKSTSSSRSMGG from the coding sequence ATGACCATGAAGCGTACCAAAAATATTAACCAGAGCGCCTTCCGTAAGTCTTGGCGTTCATACCGTTTAGCACCTGTGGCTGTTGCGGTCAGTGCTGTATTTATGCTTTCCGCTTGTGAAGAAAGCGATGAAACCGTATCACTGTACACCAATGCGCAAGATTGTAGCCAAGCGAACCCATCGCAAGCAGAACAGTGCACCATCGCCTACAACAATGCTCTACAAGAAGCGGCTAAAACTGCACCTAAATATGAAACTCAAGCTGACTGCATTGCTGAGTTTGGTGAATCAATGTGTACTCAAGCTCCAGCTCAAGCAGGTCTTGCAGGCACTAGTTCAACCAATGGTGAACAAACGGCCCAAGCACAAAGCAGCGGCGGTAGCATGTGGATGCCATTAATGATGGGTTATATGATGGGCCGTATGATGGGCGGTAGCGCTGCATCACAACCATTATTCAGCTCAAAAAACCCAGCTAGCCCAGCCAACGGTAAGTTTGTGGATGCATCAGGTAAAAGCTATGGCCCTGCAGTTGCAGGTGGTCGTTCAATGAGCGTACCAAAAACAGCCATGGCACCTAAACCACCAACAACTTCAACCGTTACCCGTGGTGGTTTTGGTGACACCGTAAATAAACAAGCGATGGCACAACGTTCATCTTCTTCTGCAAAATCAACCTCTTCTTCCCGTTCGATGGGTGGTTGA
- the ygiD_1 gene encoding LigB family dioxygenase, whose translation MANWSNPSPEHYLPILPILGTWDGQEEISTPIEGIVSASLSMLSIQVG comes from the coding sequence ATGGCAAATTGGTCGAACCCATCACCAGAACATTACTTGCCTATTTTACCTATTTTAGGCACTTGGGATGGTCAAGAAGAGATTAGTACACCGATTGAAGGAATTGTGTCAGCATCGTTAAGTATGTTGTCTATTCAGGTAGGATAA
- the hldE gene encoding Bifunctional protein hldE — protein MKVTLPDYKQAGVLVVGDVMLDRYWHGPANRISPEAPVPVVKVTMVEERPGGAANVAMNIASLGANSRLVGLTGIDDAAKALTENLNAVQVRCDFVAIPTHPTITKLRVLSRNQQLIRLDFEEGFDNVDVAPVLERIEQALPHIGALVLSDYAKGALTHVEKMIALANKANVPVLIDPKGNNFERYRGATLLTPNMSEFEAIVGPCKNNQDVEEKGMKLLQSLELKALLITRSEQGMSLIRRDEAPLHLPTQAQEVFDVTGAGDTVIGVLAASIASGRPLHESCALANAAAGVVVGKLGTSTVSPIELENAIRGRADTGFGVMSESELKQAVANARQRGERVVMTNGCFDILHAGHVSYLANARKLGDRLIVAVNSDASTRRLKGETRPVNPLEQRMTVLGALGAVDWVVAFEEDTPQRLIAEVLPDILVKGGDYRPEEIAGSAEVWAAGGEVKVLNFEDGISTTNIIKNIMKTS, from the coding sequence ATGAAAGTAACTCTTCCGGATTATAAACAAGCCGGTGTGCTGGTGGTTGGTGATGTTATGTTAGACCGTTATTGGCATGGTCCTGCAAACCGTATTTCGCCAGAGGCCCCTGTTCCGGTCGTTAAAGTCACGATGGTAGAAGAGCGTCCCGGTGGTGCGGCTAACGTCGCGATGAACATTGCCTCGTTAGGGGCAAATTCACGTCTTGTCGGGTTAACTGGGATTGATGACGCGGCAAAAGCACTGACTGAAAACTTAAATGCGGTGCAGGTGCGTTGTGATTTTGTCGCTATTCCAACCCATCCAACGATTACTAAATTACGTGTACTTTCACGTAATCAGCAACTTATCCGTCTTGATTTTGAAGAAGGTTTTGACAATGTTGATGTCGCACCTGTGTTGGAACGCATTGAACAGGCGTTACCTCATATTGGTGCTCTGGTGTTATCTGATTACGCGAAAGGGGCGTTAACTCATGTCGAGAAGATGATAGCGCTTGCCAACAAGGCCAATGTTCCCGTCTTGATTGACCCGAAAGGCAACAATTTCGAACGTTACCGCGGGGCAACATTACTAACGCCAAACATGTCTGAGTTTGAAGCGATTGTTGGGCCATGTAAAAACAATCAAGACGTTGAAGAAAAAGGCATGAAGCTGCTTCAGTCATTGGAGCTTAAAGCACTGTTAATTACGCGCTCAGAACAAGGTATGAGCTTAATTCGTCGCGATGAAGCACCATTGCATTTACCGACTCAGGCGCAAGAAGTGTTTGACGTAACAGGAGCCGGGGACACCGTAATCGGCGTACTTGCAGCGTCTATTGCATCTGGCCGCCCATTACATGAATCTTGCGCATTGGCTAATGCCGCAGCAGGCGTGGTCGTGGGTAAATTAGGAACCTCCACGGTTTCGCCAATTGAATTGGAAAATGCCATTCGTGGCCGTGCTGACACCGGGTTTGGTGTGATGAGCGAAAGTGAATTGAAACAAGCCGTTGCGAATGCAAGACAGCGCGGTGAGCGTGTGGTGATGACGAATGGTTGTTTTGATATTCTTCATGCAGGGCATGTGTCGTATTTAGCCAATGCACGTAAATTGGGAGACCGTCTGATTGTAGCTGTAAATAGCGATGCATCGACACGCCGCTTAAAAGGTGAAACACGCCCAGTCAACCCATTAGAACAACGCATGACCGTTTTAGGTGCTTTGGGGGCAGTGGATTGGGTTGTGGCTTTTGAAGAAGACACTCCGCAACGCTTAATCGCAGAAGTGCTGCCAGACATCTTAGTTAAAGGGGGGGATTACCGCCCTGAAGAGATAGCGGGCAGTGCAGAAGTGTGGGCCGCGGGAGGCGAGGTCAAAGTCCTTAACTTTGAAGATGGTATTTCCACAACGAATATCATTAAAAATATTATGAAAACGAGTTAA
- a CDS encoding Uncharacterized conserved protein produces MSHVEVELKLAAKSSAIEAVRQCLSTLSHQYSEPTKLTNIYFDTANKQLRQWDMGLRIRGCDGRYEMTMKTAGQAIGGLHQRPEYNVDIDSPELDLAALPAEIWPEGTDISQLQSELNILFSTNFTREKWLVTFEDSEIEVVFDQGEISSGAKDLPIQEFELELKKGFIADVLNLAKKFADIDGLHLSSLSKAARGYSLLSPPKEPLTRPDSLFDYEEQPLEKSLTHMQLLCQQHEAYWLANGSNARQGFSEFLRFVQAFLVHYQNSAPHFIHDTPLEQLRSDIANEAVSAEDFCYSSQWLKCKLAFIQWLSALTYQEAH; encoded by the coding sequence ATGAGCCACGTAGAGGTTGAACTCAAACTTGCTGCTAAGAGTTCCGCAATAGAGGCTGTACGACAGTGTTTATCGACATTGTCTCACCAATACAGTGAGCCGACAAAGTTAACTAATATCTACTTTGATACGGCAAACAAGCAGTTACGTCAGTGGGATATGGGCTTACGCATCCGAGGTTGTGATGGGCGTTATGAAATGACCATGAAAACAGCTGGGCAGGCGATTGGTGGTTTACACCAACGGCCTGAATATAATGTTGACATTGATTCGCCAGAACTTGATTTAGCGGCATTACCCGCTGAAATTTGGCCCGAAGGAACTGATATTTCTCAGCTTCAGTCTGAATTAAATATCCTCTTTAGCACCAATTTTACCCGTGAAAAATGGTTAGTGACTTTTGAAGATAGCGAAATAGAAGTAGTTTTTGACCAAGGCGAAATTTCCTCAGGCGCAAAGGATTTGCCTATTCAAGAGTTTGAATTAGAGCTTAAAAAAGGCTTTATTGCTGATGTACTTAATTTAGCAAAGAAATTTGCAGATATCGATGGTCTGCATTTGTCATCACTTAGCAAAGCTGCGCGCGGATATTCATTGTTATCGCCGCCAAAAGAACCATTAACTCGCCCAGATTCGTTGTTTGACTATGAAGAGCAACCTCTCGAAAAGTCATTAACTCATATGCAATTACTTTGCCAGCAGCATGAAGCTTATTGGCTAGCCAATGGCAGCAATGCACGCCAAGGCTTTAGTGAATTTTTACGCTTTGTTCAGGCATTTTTAGTCCATTACCAAAATTCAGCGCCTCACTTTATTCATGACACTCCGCTAGAGCAATTACGTTCGGATATTGCCAATGAAGCGGTTAGTGCTGAGGATTTTTGCTATAGCAGCCAGTGGTTAAAATGTAAATTAGCCTTTATCCAATGGTTAAGTGCTTTAACCTATCAAGAAGCCCATTAA
- the gsp_2 gene encoding Bifunctional glutathionylspermidine synthetase/amidase: MKRVPIVERPNWREKASEFGFEFHTMYGEPYWSEDAYYQFTMAQIEEIEDATEQLHQMCLKVVERVVESDELMTRFQIPKHCWEFVRSSWKSEQPSLYSRLDLAYDGINPPKLLENNADTPTSLYESAFFQWIWLEDQIEAGKLPENADQFNSIQEQLIERFTQLKDQYGFRLLHMSCCRDTEEDRGTVQYLQDCANEAGIATEFLYIDEIGLGEKGEFSDTQDQVISNLFKLYPWEFMLREIFSTKLQDAGVRWLEPAWKSIISNKALLPMLWEMFPDHPNLLPAYFADGKTQPELEKYVIKPLFSREGANIRIIENGKEIAAADGPYGEEGMIIQQFHPLPQFEGNYTLVGSWLVNDQPAGICIREDKELITQDLSRFYPHTIID; this comes from the coding sequence ATGAAACGAGTTCCTATAGTAGAGCGCCCAAATTGGCGCGAAAAAGCCTCTGAATTTGGCTTTGAATTTCATACTATGTATGGTGAGCCTTACTGGTCAGAAGATGCGTATTACCAATTCACTATGGCACAGATTGAAGAAATCGAAGATGCAACCGAGCAGTTGCATCAAATGTGCCTAAAAGTGGTTGAACGTGTTGTTGAAAGCGATGAGCTAATGACACGTTTTCAGATCCCTAAGCATTGCTGGGAATTTGTTCGCAGTTCATGGAAAAGCGAACAACCTTCTTTATATTCCAGGCTTGACCTCGCTTACGATGGTATTAACCCACCTAAGCTATTGGAAAACAATGCGGATACTCCAACCTCATTATATGAGTCTGCATTTTTCCAATGGATCTGGCTAGAAGATCAAATTGAAGCAGGAAAACTCCCTGAAAACGCCGATCAATTTAATAGCATTCAAGAGCAATTGATCGAGCGCTTTACGCAATTAAAAGATCAGTATGGTTTCCGTTTGTTGCATATGTCTTGTTGCCGTGACACAGAAGAAGATCGCGGTACTGTTCAATATTTACAAGACTGTGCAAATGAAGCTGGTATTGCCACTGAATTCTTATATATCGATGAAATTGGTCTAGGTGAAAAAGGTGAATTTTCGGATACACAAGATCAGGTGATTAGTAACCTGTTCAAGCTATATCCGTGGGAATTTATGCTAAGAGAAATTTTCTCGACTAAATTGCAAGATGCTGGTGTACGCTGGTTAGAACCTGCATGGAAGAGCATCATTTCTAATAAAGCTTTATTGCCAATGTTATGGGAAATGTTCCCAGATCACCCAAATTTACTGCCTGCTTATTTTGCGGATGGCAAAACCCAACCAGAACTCGAAAAATACGTTATTAAACCACTATTCTCTCGTGAAGGTGCTAATATCCGTATTATCGAAAACGGTAAAGAAATTGCAGCCGCGGATGGTCCTTACGGCGAAGAAGGCATGATTATTCAACAGTTCCATCCACTTCCACAATTTGAAGGTAACTACACCTTAGTCGGAAGCTGGTTGGTGAATGATCAACCTGCGGGGATCTGTATTCGTGAAGATAAAGAATTGATCACTCAAGATTTATCACGTTTTTACCCACATACGATCATCGACTAA
- the glnE_2 gene encoding Glutamate-ammonia-ligase adenylyltransferase — protein MHAFPELLQSQGECVLRQLAEQANELLPLNEQEIQLLTFSDFVLKQVLAHSRFLLEIRAQPPKADEWKSYASWLAQDLLSVSNEDHLMQVLRSFRHHMLVRCAWMQVLEISTQKETIYQLSVLAETLVVAARDWLYQEYRQSWGTPCNAEGKPQPLLILGMGKLGGRELNFSSDIDLIFAYPENGVTQGGRKELDNAQFFTRLGQKLIRVLDQVTEYGFVYRVDMRLRPFGDSGPLVFSFSALEDYYQEQGRDWERYAMVKARIMGADSLHYEECLRKLLRPFVYRRYIDFSVIQSLRNMKNMIEREVRRRGLVNNIKLGAGGIREVEFVSQVFQLIRGGREPVLQSQSLFSTLQGIRELALLTEDQVNILQNSYLFLRRAENLLQSIDDQQTQTLPEEALNQARLAWGMGFADWPAFYQVLNQKMSAVHQIFTEQIGQEDDAENTDAFDEIYITLWQSELSKEELATYLPSKNEEIAQRIIHGIVMFRHDLNKRTIGPRGRDVLDELMPKLLAKVGERDDAGQVIERITPLLLSIVSRTTYLELMLEFDEVLTHVIRLCAASPMIAEQLARHPLLLDELLDPQSLYQPLPLTAYRDELRQYLMRVPEDDEEQQLEALRQFKQAQLLRIAAEDISGVLPVMKVSDHLTYLAEAIIDAVVHQAWQKMVKRYGEPVHLAQSDKKTIWVCGIRLWKARRLGIGLWL, from the coding sequence ATGCATGCTTTTCCTGAATTATTGCAAAGCCAAGGTGAATGCGTTTTAAGACAATTAGCAGAACAAGCGAATGAATTATTACCGTTAAATGAACAAGAAATTCAATTGCTTACCTTTAGTGATTTTGTGTTAAAGCAGGTATTGGCACATTCACGGTTTTTACTTGAAATTCGCGCTCAACCACCCAAAGCCGATGAATGGAAAAGTTATGCGTCATGGTTAGCTCAAGACTTGTTATCTGTTAGCAACGAAGATCACTTGATGCAAGTATTACGCTCATTTCGTCATCATATGTTAGTGCGCTGCGCCTGGATGCAAGTACTGGAAATAAGCACGCAAAAAGAAACGATTTATCAGCTCAGTGTATTGGCAGAAACCTTGGTTGTTGCGGCGCGCGACTGGTTGTATCAAGAATATCGTCAGTCATGGGGAACGCCTTGTAATGCAGAAGGAAAACCTCAGCCGCTATTGATTTTAGGAATGGGGAAATTAGGGGGCAGAGAGCTCAATTTTTCTTCAGATATTGATCTGATTTTTGCATACCCAGAAAATGGAGTTACTCAAGGCGGCAGAAAAGAGTTAGATAACGCGCAATTTTTTACCCGTTTAGGGCAAAAATTAATTCGCGTACTCGACCAAGTGACTGAGTATGGTTTTGTCTATCGGGTCGATATGCGTTTGCGGCCATTTGGTGATAGCGGGCCGCTGGTTTTTAGCTTTTCCGCGCTTGAGGATTATTACCAAGAACAAGGGCGTGATTGGGAACGCTATGCGATGGTTAAAGCTCGTATTATGGGCGCTGATAGCCTCCATTATGAGGAGTGTTTACGAAAACTTTTGCGTCCTTTCGTTTATCGCCGCTATATTGACTTTAGCGTGATCCAATCCTTACGCAATATGAAAAATATGATTGAGCGGGAGGTTCGGCGCCGTGGTTTGGTCAATAACATCAAATTAGGGGCTGGAGGTATTCGTGAAGTTGAATTTGTTTCACAGGTTTTCCAGTTAATTAGAGGGGGACGGGAACCTGTTTTACAGTCACAATCCTTATTTTCAACGCTACAAGGTATCCGAGAACTCGCATTATTAACCGAAGATCAAGTTAATATTCTGCAAAATAGCTACCTTTTCTTGCGTAGAGCCGAAAATTTACTGCAAAGTATTGATGACCAACAGACACAAACGCTCCCTGAAGAGGCTTTAAACCAAGCGCGTTTAGCGTGGGGAATGGGTTTTGCTGATTGGCCTGCATTTTATCAGGTTTTGAATCAGAAAATGTCGGCAGTGCATCAAATATTTACTGAGCAAATAGGCCAGGAAGATGACGCCGAGAACACTGATGCATTTGATGAAATCTACATCACATTGTGGCAAAGTGAATTGTCAAAAGAAGAATTAGCCACCTATTTGCCATCTAAAAATGAAGAGATTGCACAACGTATTATCCACGGCATAGTGATGTTCCGTCATGACCTCAATAAACGCACAATTGGCCCTCGTGGACGGGATGTACTTGATGAATTAATGCCTAAATTATTGGCAAAAGTCGGTGAGCGCGATGATGCAGGGCAAGTCATTGAACGTATCACACCACTGTTATTGAGCATTGTTAGCCGCACAACTTACCTCGAGTTAATGCTTGAATTTGACGAGGTTTTGACGCACGTTATTCGCCTATGTGCGGCTTCACCAATGATAGCAGAGCAGTTAGCCCGTCACCCATTGTTACTTGATGAGTTGCTCGACCCTCAATCGTTATACCAACCTCTACCACTAACCGCTTACCGTGATGAATTGCGCCAATATTTAATGCGCGTTCCTGAAGATGACGAAGAACAACAACTGGAAGCATTACGTCAATTCAAACAAGCCCAGTTATTGCGTATCGCTGCTGAAGATATTTCAGGTGTTTTACCCGTAATGAAAGTTAGTGATCATCTGACTTACCTTGCAGAGGCGATTATTGATGCGGTGGTACACCAAGCATGGCAAAAAATGGTAAAACGTTATGGTGAGCCAGTACATCTAGCGCAAAGTGACAAAAAAACAATATGGGTTTGCGGTATTAGGTTATGGAAAGCTAGGCGGCTGGGAATTGGGTTATGGCTCTGA